One stretch of Hevea brasiliensis isolate MT/VB/25A 57/8 chromosome 12, ASM3005281v1, whole genome shotgun sequence DNA includes these proteins:
- the LOC110646392 gene encoding uncharacterized protein LOC110646392 isoform X2, translated as MAQYRQSGHHYSNGTSDHVSIGIRSPPSQQQYKPVRVRRSARSDKSRAAAFSIGAVIVVLCIVLGVTVLAYYYLSVDDKEINAHNVEDDAMKNDLDFLTNVTRTDNFRVLGFGQGSVGHGRDSRYWDRDDRRRDGDYNEDDVDHDSEGARDESAEKDHDPMEVRGGKEKISQDDPLKGLDQRGVALYNEDGRDELKKYEAEYEASLKNTGQSRKEYDIKNRVLDDEDHAERNELVDTDNEYDDGIDSHDPHMEEYGDSENESRDHTALGISHDKDGRESSNFHDAETKDQSIAKDNQEVSENMSEKSLSSRALDNVDTKSQHVRTSGSQSITKSKSDSKRKARRRKFSGSCEMKFLNSTSQLVEPFESHKFSRFSLQYVEVEERPNVEEQWEPRFAGHQSFQEREESFLVHDQKINCGFVKGPEGSPSTGFDLAEDDANYISRCHIAVISCIFGNSDRLRSPASKMVSRLSKKNVCFVMFVDEVTFQTLSSEGQMPDRAGFIGLWKIVVVKNLPYTDMRRVGKIPKLLPHRLFPSARYSIWLDSKLRLQLDPLLVLEYFLWRKGHEFAISNHYDRHCLWEEVAQNKRLNKYNHTVIDQQFTFYQADGLKRFNASDPNKLLPSRHVLCCLQMYLKDL; from the exons ATGGCGCAGTACAGGCAGTCCGGTCACCATTACTCAAACGGCACGTCGGATCATGTCTCCATTGGGATTCGTTCTCCGCCTTCGCAGCAGCAGTACAAGCCGGTAAGGGTTCGCCGATCGGCTCGATCTGATAAGAGCCGAGCTGCTGCTTTCTCGATCGGAGCGGTCATTGTGGTTTTGTGTATTGTGCTTGGTGTAACTGTTTTAGCTTACTATTACCTTTCGGTCGATGATAAAG AAATAAATGCTCATAATGTTGAAGATGATGCGATGAAGAATGATCTTGATTTTCTCACAAATGTTACACGAACAGACAATTTTAGAGTCCTTGGGTTTGGCCAAGGTTCAGTGGGACATGGACGGGATTCTAGGTATTGGGATAGGGATGATAGGAGAAGGGATGGAGATTATAATGAGGATGATGTGGACCATGACAGTGAGGGAGCTAGGGATGAATCTGCTGAAAAGGACCATGATCCAATGGAAGTGAGAGGTGGAAAGGAAAAGATTTCTCAAGATGATCCCTTGAAGGGTCTAGACCAAAGAGGAGTTGCGTTGTACAATGAAGATGGGCGTGATGAACTAAAAAAATATGAAGCAGAGTATGAGGCCTCTCTAAAGAATACTGGCCAATCAAGAAAGGAATATGACATTAAAAATCGGGTACTTGATGATGAGGATCATGCAGAGCGGAATGAGCTAGTGGATACTGATAATGAGTATGATGATGGTATCGATTCTCATGATCCTCATATGGAGGAATATGGCGATTCTGAAAATGAAAGTAGGGACCACACTGCTCTAGGAATATCCCATGACAAAGATGGTCGAGAGTCCTCTAATTTCCATGACGCTGAAACTAAGGATCAAAGTATTGCCAAGGACAATCAGGAAGTCTCTGAGAATATGTCAGAGAAGTCTTTGAGTTCCAGAGCTCTGGATAATGTCGACACTAAGTCTCAACATGTTCGTACCAGTGGCAGTCAATCTATTACTAAATCAAAGTCAGATTCAAAAAGAAAAGCAAGGCGCAGGAAATTTTCTG GGTCTTGTGAGATGAAGTTTCTAAATTCTACTTCACAGCTTGTGGAGCCTTTTGAAAGTCATAAATTTTCAAGATTTTCCTTGCAGTATGTGGAAGTGGAGGAGAGGCCCAATGTGGAAGAACAATGGGAGCCCAGATTTGCTGGTCATCAGAGCTTTCAAGAACGGGAAGAATCATTTTTGGTTCATGATCAAAAaataaattgtggctttgttaaaGGTCCCGAAGGATCCCCAAGTACTGGATTTGATTTGGCAGAAGATGATGCAAATTATATCAGTAGATGCCACATTGCTGTGATCTCTTGTATCTTTGGAAATTCAGATCGCTTGAGGTCACCTGCTAGTAAAATG GTCTCTCGTTTGTCAAAGAAAAATGTCTGCTTTGTAATGTTTGTGGATGAAGTTACTTTTCAAACACTTTCTTCAGAAGGCCAAATGCCAGATAGAGCAGGTTTTATTGGTTTATGGAAGATTGTGGTGGTGAAGAATCTTCCATATACTGATATGCGGAGAGTGGGCAAAATACCAAAATTGTTGCCACACCGGCTTTTCCCTTCTGCTAG GTATTCAATCTGGTTGGATAGCAAATTACGTCTTCAACTTGACCCTTTGCTCGTTCTGGAATATTTTCTGTGGCGTAAAGGTCATGAATTTGCCATCTCTAATCACTATGATCGCCATTGCCTGTGGGAAGAAGTTGCACAGAACAAGAGATTGAACAAGTACAATCATACTGTTATAGATCAGCAATTTACTTTCTACCAGGCTGATGGACTGAAAAGATTCAATGCCTCTGATCCAAACAAGCTTCTTCCCAGCA
- the LOC110646398 gene encoding gibberellin-regulated protein 9, whose amino-acid sequence MKLFSVFVIVILLLQVCLGHSFLSNAAKFSANIDVGSDVIAIDKKHHYKKINCGYACSRRCKDSSRKNVCHRACRTCCQRCQCVPPGTYGNKQACPCYASLRTHGNKPKCP is encoded by the exons ATGAAGCTGTTCTCAGTTTTTGTTATAGTCATTCTGCTCCTTCAG GTTTGTTTGGGCCATTCATTTCTCAGTAATGCTGCAAAATTTTCAGCAAAT ATTGATGTAGGAAGTGATGTAATTGCCATTGACAAGAAACATCACTATAAGAAAATCA ATTGTGGCTATGCATGCTCAAGGAGATGCAAGGATTCATCAAGAAAGAATGTGTGCCATAGAGCATGTAGAACTTGCTGCCAGAGGTGCCAGTGTGTTCCTCCAGGTACCTATGGCAACAAGCAAGCGTGTCCATGTTATGCAAGTCTCAGAACCCATGGAAATAAGCCCAAGTGCCCTTGA
- the LOC110646404 gene encoding uncharacterized protein LOC110646404, translated as MKRRAVLRVTSLRATFPGVPGMLGRSLACPLLTFDSQSRLSFSTPNIATATPNIAHLNVNFSGALPSHVNQGAWTSHFLCKKWIIHSSAQIGNLTLSDGDKKTWETCREALSAFEFSLKEKDKILGKAFGHVHSPYWGEERKQEVPKFEIVSDILDYLRGLGLSDDDLYKLVKKFPEVLGCSLEHDLRTNVQILEKDWGIKGKSLRNLLLRNPKVLGYNVDCKGDCMAQCTRCWVRF; from the exons atGAAGCGGCGTGCTGTGCTGCGCGTCACGTCGCTTCGTGCCACGTTTCCCGGCGTTCCAG GTATGCTGGGAAGATCATTGGCTTGTCCTTTGTTAACCTTTGATTCTCAATCACGTTTAAGCTTTTCAACT CCTAATATAGCAACAGCTACCCCTAATATTGCTCATTTGAATGTGAACTTCTCTGGTGCTCTTCCATCACATGTAAACCAGGGAGCCTGGACGTCCCATTTTCTTTGTAAGAAATGGATAATACATTCCTCTGCACAAATTGGTAATTTAACTTTGAGTGATGGAGACAAGAAGACGTGGGAAACATGCAGAGAAGCCCTGTCTGCATTTGAGTTCAgccttaaggagaaagacaagaTACTTGGAAAAGCATTTGGTCATGTGCATTCACCTTACTGGGGCGAAGAACGAAAACAAGAAGTcccaaaatttgaaattgtaagTGATATATTAGATTATCTGAGGGGTCTTGGTCTTTCTGATGATGATCtctacaagttggtcaaaaagtTTCCTGAAGTTCTTGGTTGTAGTCTTGAACATGATTTAAGGACTAATGTGCAGATACTCGAAAAGGATTGGGGGATAAAAGGAAAATCATTACGAAATCTTCTTCTTCGAAATCCTAAAGTATTAGGGTACAATGTTGATTGCAAGGGTGATTGTATGGCACAATGCACACGGTGCTGGGTTCGGTTTTAG
- the LOC110646399 gene encoding cypmaclein, with protein sequence MSIPKTTLIFAILCILLLHELKINAVEAQKIDCKSKCDYRCSKASRHKMCIRACNTCCQRCNCVPPGTAGNADVCPCYANMTTHGGRKKCP encoded by the exons ATGTCCATCCCTAAGACAACTCTCATCTTTGCAATCCTTTGCATCCTTCTGCTACATGAG CTCAAGATCAATGCAGTTGAAGCTCAAAAAATAG ATTGCAAGTCCAAATGTGATTACAGGTGCAGCAAGGCATCAAGGCACAAGATGTGCATAAGGGCATGCAATACATGCTGTCAGAGGTGCAATTGTGTCCCTCCAGGAACTGCCGGAAATGCTGATGTTTGCCCTTGCTATGCCAATATGACCACCCATGGAGGAAGGAAGAAGTGCCCTTAA